Part of the Blastocatellia bacterium genome is shown below.
TTAACACCGTCGCCCGTCATTGCTACAACATGCCCATTATTTTGCAAAGCTTGGACAATTTTAAGTTTATGTTCAGGTGCAACACGAGCATAAACCGCTACATCATTGACTACTTTATTTAGCTCTTCTACAGAAAGTTTATCTAGTTCTTGACCTGTTAAAATCTTGTCATTACTAGTAATACCTAAATCTTTAGCAATAAATTGTGCTGTTAATGGATGATCACCTGTAATCATAATTGGGTGTATTCCTGCACTTTTACAAACGGCCACAGCGTCTTTAACCTCTGGCCGAGCAGGGTCAATCATTCCCATCATTCCAATAAAAACTAAATCTTGCTCTATTTCAGCCATGCTTTTATTAATTTGATCAGCATCTAGCAGACGAAAAGCTATACCCAAAACACGTTTGCCGGTTTGCGTCATTTCATCGTGTGCAAGCATTATTCTTTCTCGCCATTTATCTGTTAGAGGCTCTACTTTTGCTTGGATTATTACAGATTTAGTCATATGCAATAGTCCATCTACAGCACCTTTGGTAAAAGCTAAATAAGGCAGGTTGGATGCTAAAAGTTGCTCTTTTACAGGTTGAATTAAAGCTAACATTTCACTATTTTTATCATCAGGGCTAGCAAGTTTATGAATGGTAGTCATTCTTTTACGTTCAGAATCAAATGGGACTTCTGCCACTCTAGGTAAAACTTTTTCAAGCTCTGGCTTAATAATATTGTGATTAGCTGCTGCAATAACTAAAGCATTTTCGGTTGGATCGCCTATTGTGCTAATGGCCTCTTTTTTAGCAAGATTTTTATCATCGTTAGTTTTTATTATTACATCTGTACATAACGCTCCACCAACTAAAAGCAAAGCTAGTTCTTGGTCTTTATTAGAAAGTGCAAATTTCTTTTCTTTATTAGTTAAATCTAACTTATCACCAGCAACATCTAGCATTGTCACCGTCATACGGTTTTCTGTAAGTGTGCCAGTTTTATCAGAACAAATAACAGTAATTGATCCTAGAGTTTCAACGGCTGGTAATTTACGGATTAAAGCATGCCGTTTAAGCATTCGTTGAGAGCCTAGAGCTAAAGTAATTGTTACAACGGCGGGTAAAGCTTCTGGTATTGCTGCAACAGCTAAACTTACAGCCATTAGCATCATAAAACCAATAGGCTCACCTCTTAATAAACCTAAAACAAAAATGATAGATACTAATACTAGAATACCTATAAGTAAGCTTTTTCCAACTTGGTCTAAGCGTTTTTGTAGTGGAGTAGGTTCTTGGTTGACATTTTGAATTAATGTAGCAATTTTGCCTAATTCAGTATTCATGCCTGTAGAATCAACAATTGCTTGGCCTCGTCCATAGGTGACAACTGTTCCCATATAGGCCATATTAATTCTATCACCTAGGGGAAGGTCTGTGCTGGCAGCAAAATCAGCCTTTTTTTCTACTGCATCGGATTCGCCAGTTAAAGCAGCTTCCTGGATTTTTAAGTTGGCACTTTCCAGAATCCTACAATCTGCTGGGATAATATTTCCTGCTTCAATTAAGACAATATCGCCTGTTACAAGTTCACGGGCAGAAACGTCTTGGACGGTTCCATCTCGGCGGACTTTAACACTAGGAACAGCTAATTTTTTAGCGCGGCAATGGCTTTTTCTGCCTTTAATTCCTGACTTAAGCCTAATAAAGCGTTAAGAACTACAATAGCCATAATTGCAATAGCGTCTTTGTAATCAGCCAACATAGCAGAAACAATAGCAGCAAAAATTAAAATAATTACCATTGTTGCTGTAAGTTGTTCCCAAAGTATTAACCAAGGGCTTTTTACCCCTTGTTCTACTAATTCATTATGCCCATTTTCTTCTAGCCTTTTGGTTGCTTCTGCACTTGTTAAACCATTGTTTATATTTGTATTTAGCTTTTTGACCACTTCTTCAAGGTTTAATTTATAGCTATTGTTCATTTGTGACTCTCCTTAAATTAGTACCTGACGACTAAGATGCAACCTTTATGCCTATTAAAATGTTTTGTTTTTCCAGGTAATTGGAAAATCTCTATCCATAGGCTAATCAATTAGTTAGCTAGTTTACTAGTTATGTTACTAGCTAATTTTATAAATTGTGGAAAATTTCCCACTTAGTTTTATTTAGTTTTAACGAAAATTGTATATTTTGCCAAAACTTTTGCCAGGCAAAATAATAATCTTTTATAAATTGGCATAAATTTTGCGGTTACTTAAATTAGCTAAGGTTTTTGGGAAAATTTCCCAACCAAATTTTGCAGCTTTATGTTTATTGAAAATTTAGTATTTTTATCTTGGAAATACTAATAGAGTCAGGAGGCAATATGTACAACAATAGTTATATAAGCCTTTGTCAGCAATGTGGCAATCAATTAACTCCTGACTCTTATTGTAAGTTTTGCAATAAGAGTTTTGCCCCACTCACACCTAGTTATGATAATGCAATTAATAATATTGACTGGACATTAGTAGGCATTAGTGGGGCTGAAGTAGGAACATATCGATTGCTAAACCCACAAATTAAGCTAGGACGTGAAGTAGATAATGATATTTGTATTTATGATAGTAATTGTTCACGTCATCATGCTTTGATCCGAAAAGACCCTGCTGGGATTTACATCCAAGACTTAAATAGCAGTAACGGTACTTATGTTAATGATATGCGTATAAGTGGCACTACTTACTTAAAAACAGGTGATTTAATTCGTATTGGAAATACAAGATTTATTTTAGAAAGTAGTTTTGATGCAGCCCAATCAACCTTAAAGTTAACAGATTTTCCAACTGTAAATTCTGCTGCATTAGCTGGTAATCTTGCACCTCAAATTAATTGCTCCCAGCCAACAGACCCATCCCAAAATAGTTTTTCACCTCCAGTTATAAACCCACTTCCAGCAAATCTACCAGCATCAAATGTTTTAACTCCATCTGCTGTAAGTCCCTTTGCTGTTAATCAAATGCCTATGTATAGACCTGTTAACCAAGCCATTAGTCAAGTAGCTTATCCTCAAACCCCTTCACCTGCTTATGCTCCAGTTGCACCAATGGCAACAGTTCAATTACCTGCATTAAATAACCCACAAAAAACTGTAGCTTTTTCTTGGCGTGCTGTATCAGGTTTTGCATTAATGATGATGGGCTTACCCTTTGCTATTGATATGGATATGATGAATGGAGGATTTGCACTAATTTTTATTAGTTTTTTTGTAATGTTGATGGGAATAATTACTTCTGTTATTTATTTTGTAAGGGCAAAAACTTTAGATAAATTATTATCAGGTCAGGAATTATTAGCTTATTGGACTTATAACCCACAAGAATGGCAACGCTACACAGAAAAAGAGTTTGAAATTTCTAAGTTTGAGAAAGTCCCACTTTTAATTTTAGTTAGTGTTATTTGTTTAATAATTGGTGGAATTTTTGCTATTGCTGATCCTGAAGCAGGGCTAGTTGTTTTTATAGTTATGTTGGGTTTAATTACATTATTAAGTGGTATTGTTTTTGTTGTTCCTCGTTTGCGTCATCAGCATAACCAAAATAGCTTAGGATATGCTTATATTGGGACTAAAGGACTCTACTTAAATGGCTATTTTCATAATTGGAATATGCTAGGAGCTTCTTTAGATAGTGCTGCTATATTGATGGATGAAATTCCAATGCTAGAGATAAATTATTCATTTCCTACTAGAACAGGACGACAAGAAGAAACTGTTCGCGTCCCAATTCCACAAGGCCAACTAGCTATGGCTGAAAGAATTGTTTATCAAATAAAAAGTTTCTAACCCTCCAACAGAATCTTTTGCTAGTGTGCCAAATAATTTGGTACACTAGCTTTATTTACCTAGTAGAAATTCATTAAATTATATTTATATTACTTTTTATAAAACTATTTACATTAGATGTTTATTTGCTTAGGCTATTTTAAGATATAAATATAAAAACCAGATTTAATACTAATTAAAATTTAGTAAGTTTTATACTTTTCAATGGTATTAAGTTAGCCTCTTTATGTATAATTTGCCTTACTTTCTTTCTTAGGAGTAAAGCATGGAAAAACAAAAATATACTTATAAGCCCCCAACAATTTTATCTTCAAAGAAAATTTTTTTATTAATTGGGATTCCTGTAGTAATTGGAATAGCTATTATAATTTTGTTAAAGATGGAAAGCTTTTTTTATGAAAAAAAACAAGATTTAATAGCTAATAAAGTCCTTACAACAGAACAAAAAGAAAAGTATAAAGAACAAGAAATAATCAATAAACAGCTTAATGCTGATGTAAAATCTGGTGTAATAATCGAATATATACAGCCTAATTCAATAGCAGAAAAAGGAGGTCTTAAAAGAAAAGACATAATAACGGAATATAATGGAATTAAAGTAAGAGATACTATTGAATATGGAAAAGCAAGAGAGCAATTGTTGGATAAAACAGATCTAAATAAAATTACGCTTACTTTTGTAAGAGAAGGAAAACCAATTACCATATCTGTTGCCAAAGGGGGAATAGGTATAGAAATAAAAGATTGGAGTCCAGTAATGGAAAGCCTTTTTGAAATGATGTATAGGAAAGATTTTGAACAAATGCAAGAAACAATTGCTGATGCTGAAAAAAATGATGTTCTTTCCCCAGCACAACTTCTTATTGCAAAAATAATTGCTATAAAAGATAGAAACTCTAAATCTCAAGACTTAAAGAAAATAGAAGAATTATTACAAAAGCTTATTGAAAGTATTGATAAAGAAGATTCTGCTAGTTTGGCAAGTGATTATTTTTATACTAAAGGTGTTTATTATCCAGCTTCTGTTCTTTTTGAACATTTTCTTAAGTTTCAACAAAACCCTTATGTAGAGTTAAATTTAAGCTATTGTTATGCTGTTTTAGGTAAGTTGGAAGAAGCTGAACATCTAGTAGAATCTGTAATGAAACGATACCAGGATAACATTGCTAGTCCAGGCTATCACACTGCACTATTTACAAAAGGAAGAGTTGCTATAGGACACAAAGACTACAAAACTGCTATAAAGCATTTTGATAAAGCTTTTGAATATTCATCAAACCCCAAAGAAGATTTTGCTTGTATGAATCTTTTACTTATTTCTTCTGCTTTGACAAAAAAGAAGGAATTATTAGAACAATCCCGCGCTAAGTGTAAAGAACTTGGAAAAGAAGAATTTGATAAAAGAATTAGTCCATATATTGATTCCCTAGAAGCTTATGTAGTAGCTGAAAATAATCCAGAGGCAGCACGTCAAATAGCAAAAAAATGGATTGATAATATACCTATGCGGGGCAAAATAGGCAAACATTGGGATTTTTTGCTTGAAGCAGAACCAATAGTAGAAAATTGGGGAAAATTAATAGAAGGGTTAAAAAATAAATCTTAGGGGGGCAAGTAATGAATAAAACACAAGAAATTTTTCTAGCCTGTATTTTGTTAATAGCAAGTTATTTTGCAGGTAGTAGTATTGCTAGTTTGCTTATAGTTTTACCAGTAGCAAAAATTGCTCCTCAAGAAATAAATTTTACTCTTAAAGATGAAGTAGGTCTTAGTCGTTCTCTTAAAGATATTCAATCAAACAAACCTACCTTTGTATATATTTTTGCTGGCGATTGTAATCACTGCATAGGACTTTTAAGAACTATAAATGCTAGTATTTTACCTAGAGTAAAAGAAAATCAATTTCGTGTAGTTGGAGTTGATGCCCTTGGCCCTCATGGAACACAAGAACAGCTTGTAGAAATTCGAGACACTTTCAATTTACCTTCTCCAATCTTAGCGGATAAAGATGATAAAGTTTGTAAAAGTTTAGGCATAAGTGAATTTACAGTTTTATTAGTTAATCCTGATGGAATGCTAACTTATAGAAAGACTATTCGAGAGACTTCCTGGCCCCAGGACGCATTATCTAGTGAGACATTAGCTGAGGCTAAAGTTTCCAGTAAATCTTTGGAAAACGCTTCTGAATCCTCATCAGAAAAATTAAATGAGTTTTCTGCAACAATACTTAAGGCAAATGAGAATCTTTTCCGTCCTATCCAATTTAGTTTGTTGTTACTAGTATTTATTTTTATGTCAGTAGTCATATATCGTTCACAAGATAGCTGTTTGGCCCCGCTTTCTGCTGTAGGACTTTTATTAATGGCAGTCATATCAAAAGCTTGGTTATTTTTACCAGTAAATTTGTTTATAGTAATCCTGGCTGCATTTTTGCTGATAAACAAAAAATGGGCAATATGGGCTTCTCTTTTATTGGGACTCTCTATTTATGGGGTACTCTTACTTCCTTTATTCCAAGCAAAACTGCCTTCTGTTTTATATCAAGAAGCCGCCTATGGTTTTCTACCCCAAACTATTTTAAGTTTATTGATGTTTTATTTGTCTTTTGTTTTAGCAGCACAAAAACATCAAAAACTTGTTTTTGATGGACGACCCATTTATCAAAGTTCAGAAAATTATAGTGGAAATATAGCTATCAAAAAGACATCTACAGCCGAACGATGTGATGTTTGTCACCAAACAGATCTGTTTGATAAACAAACTGGATTTTGCACACGTTGCCAGCAACATACAATTTAAGCTCAGTACAATTTTAAAGAATTTAAGATATAAAAGGTATAAGACAAGGGTTTTTACTAACTAAATTTTCCTAAACTTTGTCTTATATTTTCTATTATTGAGATACTTTTAATTGTGAACAAGTTTGTCTAAAAGCCACTCGCTAAAAAATTATTAGTAATAATTTTTTCTATTCTTATTACAACTCATTATGTCTTAAGCGCAAAAAGGATGTGTTTTTAGCTGGCGACTTATGGCATTATAATAAGCTAAGCAGCGAGGAGATAACGCTATGACAACAGAAGAAATGCTTCAATTATTGCTAGGTAAATTTACTGACCTAGAAAATGAAGTAAAAGAAATGCGAAGTGGGATTAAATCTCTCAATGACAAAGTAGATGCAAGTTACACACATATAATCAAAGAATTAAATAGAATAGAAAATAAAGTAGATGCAAATCATGCAGATGTAATCAAAGAATTAAATAGAATAGAAAATAAAGTAGATGCAAATCTACGTGCAGATATAATAGTTATTAATGGCAAAATAGATACTGCTATGGAAGAACAAAGATTAAATCGTCGAGTTACTCAATCAGCTATATCAGAATTGCAATTTAGACAAGAGCATTTAGAAGAAGACCTTAGACGATCTAACCGTAGGTTAGATAATGCAAGACAATTATAAAACCAATGCAGCCAAAAATAAGTGTAATAATTCCTGTTTTTAATGGTGAGAAATATATTAAAGAAACTATAAATAGCGTATTAGAACAAACTTTTCAGGATTTTGAAATTATTGTAATTGATGACGGCTCAATAGATAAAACAGAAGAAATAGTAAAAAGCTTTCCTAGTAGCAAAATTCATTATGAAAAACAAACTAATAAAGGTGTTGCAGCCGCACGAAATCGAGGTATAGAGCTAGCAAAAAATAATTGGATAGCCTTTTTAGATGCTGATGATTTATGGGTTAATAATAAACTAGAACTACAGATAGAAGCTTTCTTAAATAACCAAACCTTAGACATTATTTTAGGACAAGTTGAACATTTTTATAGCCCTGAACTTAGCCCCAAACAACAAGCTAAACTACATTGTCCAAAAGAAATACAAGCTGGTTTTTTGCCAGGTACAATGCTTGTAAAAAAAGAAGTTTTTAACCGCATAGGCGTTTTTGAAACTAAATGGAAAATAGGGGAATTTATTGATTGGTATGACCGAACTCGTCAGCATTGTATTAGCCAAGTGTTACCCAATGTTCTATTAAAAAGGCGTGTCCATAATGCTAGCTTAACTGTTACTAACAAGGCTGCACAAAAAGATTACTTACAGATTATAAAAAACTCATTGGATAGACGAAAAAACTTAAGTTAAGGGACTTTTTTCAAATGTCTTTGATGTCTTCAGAAAACCTTTCTAATGCAGGGTGTTGGCCTAGTCAAACGCAAGAACTACTACTTAAAGCAATATTAACATGCAATGTAGAAGAATCTATAAATTTTTGGCAAGAGTGGCAAAAACTCGTTAATGTGCAACAACTTGACTATGGTTCACAACGCTTGTTGCCAATGCTTTACAATAAATTAAAAACTACGGATATAACTCATCCTGACCTAAAAATTTATAAAGGTGTTTATCGGCAGGCTTGGTATAAAAGCCAAATGATGCTTCATAAAGCCCTACCTGTTTTGCAAACTTTCCAAGAAAATAATATTAAAGCAATAATTCTAAAAGGTTTAGCCTTGGCTGTGCTTTATTATAAGGATTATGGGCTACGGCCTATGTCGGATTTTGATATTTTAGTGCCTATTGAGCAAAAAAATAGTGCTATTAAAATGATGCTCTCTCTAGGTTGGGAAGAAGGCTTTTCCTGGTCTCACTCTCAATGTTTTACTAAGCAAGAACAAAAATGTGATTTACATTGGCATTTAATGTCTGACATTTGTTCATTAAAACCAAATGAAACAAATGAAGTAAACAAAGAATTTTGGAAAGCGATTGTGCCACTGCAAATCAAAGAAATTAGTGCTTATTCGCTATGTCCAACAGATATGATATTTCATATTTGTGTACATGGTGCTTGGTGGAATCCTGTTGCTCCTCTGCGTTGGATTGTTGATGTTATGATGATCTTAAGAGAACCTGTTGTAATTGATTGGTCACGTTTAGTTAATCAAACTTATAAACTCCAATTAGGACTAATAATTAGAAATGCTTTTAACTACTTAAAGAACTATTTTGCTGCTCCTATTCCTGATGAAGTCTTGAAAAAACTTGATGACTATAAACCAAGTTATAGTGAGCAACTAGATTACTTGACTAAAACATCTCCAACAAATGAACGTAATCCATTAGCAGCTTTTTGGGTTTGTTATCGGGAATATCGACAATATACTATCGGCAATAATGTTAAGCCTAATTTTTTAGGGTTTGTAAAATTCTTGCGAGATCGTTGGGGAATTGAAAAACTTTCCGAAATTCCGCTTCATTCTATAAAAGAGATATGGCAACGGCTATAAAGTCTATGTTATTTTTGCTGAAGAATTCAATTTATTAGGTAAGAGTTTTATGCAGGAAAAGTTTTTTCAAATCAACAGCCCTCAAGTTATTAGAGAATTTTTTGATGATGAAGCAGTAATTGTTAATTTAGAATTAGGCATTTATTATAGCCTTGACTCTATTGGCGCAATAGTTTGGGGCTTAATTGAACAAGGTGCTAGCAATACACAAATAGTAGAAAAACTTAGTCAAATGTTCAAGCTATCAACAAACATTGAAAAAGATATAGAGGAATTTATTGATTTATTGCTAAAAGAAGAGCTTATTGCTGCGACTGATAATGCTTCATTAACTTCATTTGATTCTATTAACATAGATAACAAACTAACTTATAGCAAACCTACATTAAATAAATACACTGATATGCAAGAACTGCTTTTGCTAGATCCTATTCATGAAGTTGATGAAGAAGGTTGGCCTAATATAAAAAATAAACAGGCTGCTAAATAGTTATGCTTTCTGATGAGCTAAACATAGATAAAGAAAGACTTAAGGCTAACTTAGAAGATTTTTTTGTAGAGCTTTATCAACTTTATTTAACCGCCAAAGCCAGTAGCAGTAACGCTTTTAAGCAAAGTTATTTAATTGCAGACGCTAAAGTTAATCTATGTTTTGCTAACGTTGCGCTAAAACCTTTAATTACACTTGCTATTGAACATCTAGCCACTAACTACAATCTAGAAGCAGATCTAACAGTTTTTATTGCTGATAGTTTATCAACTAACATTACAATACCTAAGCCAGATTGGTTAATTTATCATTATAAAACTTTAGGCGACATAGGCGGGTTATTAAGCAAAAATATTTATCTAAATTTTGACTTAGGCCATAACGCGCTTACTTTAATTAACTTTGAGCAAAAACAAGCTATTTATTGGATAGAGTCGCCTGATCGCGTTCCTGATTATGAATTAGGGATTCCGCTATATTGGTTGTGGCATTATTTTTTTAGTCCTCGTCAAACTTTTATGCTTCATGCAGGTGCAGTAGGTTTTAAAGATGGGGGAGTGTTAATAATTGGCTATGGCGGCGCAGGTAAATCTAATAGCTGTCTTTCCTGCTTAAATTCTAAGCTTTTTTATTTAAGTGATGATTATTGTTTGGTTAAAAGCGAGCCGACACCAACAGCTTATAGCATTTATGCTACAGGTAAAACTCATGCTCATGATTTAGATAAATTGCCATTTCTAAAACCAATTGTTAGCAATCATGAGAATCTTGGAAAAGAAAAGGCAGTTTATTTTCTTTACAAACATTACAAAGAAAAAATAATCTTAAGCTTTCCAATTAAAGCTATTTTAATTCCACAAGTTACAGGCTTAACAGATACTAATTTAGAAAAAGCTTCTGCAATAGAAGGTATAAAACTAATGGTGCCTCAGCAAATTTCCCGTCAACCTTCAGCAGGACGAGAAATTTTTCAAAATTTAGCAAAAATTTTTAGACAAGTTCCTTGTTATCAATTAAATGTGGGTACAGATAGACAACAAATACCAGAAAAAATTATTAATCTATTAAAAGAGCTTAAATAAAAATGGATAGCCCTTTAGTCTCAATCATTGTTGCAGCAAAAAACGCTGAAAGATTTTTAAGCCAAGCTTTAGATAGCATTTTTGCCCAAAGCTATCAAAATTTTGAAGTGCTGTTAATAAATGGTGGTTCAACCGATAAAACTTTAGAAATAGGAAAGTTATACAAAAATATTCAAATTATTGAGCAACAAAATAAAGGTATTGCAAATGCTTATAACTTAGGTATCAGTAATGCAAAAGGTGAGCTAGTAGCTTTTCTTTCTTCTGATGATATTTGGAAGCCAAATAAATTAGCAGTTCAAGTAAGCTTTCTTATAAATCATCCTGAAATAGCTTTGACAACAGCACATGCAGAGTTTTTTCTTGAGGCAGAAAGCCAAATTCCAGCAGGATTTCGCAAAGATTTATTAATAGGCTCTCATCCAGCCCATATTATGGAAACTTTAGTAACACGCAAGGAAGTATTTAAACAAGTAGGTCTATTCAATGAGGGCTTTTTTATTTCTGAAGATATAGACTGGTTTGCTCGTGCTAAGGATTTACAAATTCCCTTTGCCTTAATGCCAGAAACTTTATTAAGTAAAAGAGTTCATGACAAAAACACTTCTCTTAAAGATAAAACCAACAAAGATTTACTTTTAGCATTAAGAAAATCTATTGAGCGTAAAAAAAATAGCTAAAATAAAACTAGCGGCTTAAACCCACAATTTTAAGCCGCTAGTTAGAATATTTGGAGAAAGCATAATTTACTTATGCAAAACGCACATACTCAAAGTCTAATGGTTGATTGTTAATTCCTTTAGCTGGCTGTGCTATCCAATTAGCCATCTTGCCACGTTCATAAACAGGCTTCATTAATGATTGAACATATTGATAATCTTCATCGGTTGGTAGCCAACTAGATCTCTTTTGGTCATATTCTTGTTTGCTAATCATATTGCCTTGAGGGTCAAAATAATGACCTGAATAAACACCAATATTTCTAGCAAAACGTTGAGAAGGTAAATAAAGTCGATTGCTAAGACCAGCTTTTGTTAATGTATCATTCCAACGCTCTAAAGCTCGTTCACAATCTTCTTTATAAGCATCTCGTAAGACTAAATTCATAGCTCGTCTAAGTGGTATATCTACAGAAGATAACTTGCTTTCATTGGTGAGAATTTCAAAGTTATAAGCTTCTTCTAAAGCTACATGGTCTTTATAACGTTTAGGATCGCTTTCTCTAAAACGACCTTTCAAACCTGCACCAAAAAATGTTGCTGCATTTGAAGAATCTTCACCGCCAAATAAATCTAATGATGCTGTGTACCACTCATTAATGTATTTTTGGATAATTTCTAATGGAATACCACCTAATGTTTTAACATCTTCATTTTTAGCTTCTTTCATTAGTTCAGCAGTTCGTTTAACTACACGACCAACGCCCATTTCACCAACAAAAAGATGGTGTGCTTCTTCGGTTAACATAAATTGTGTAGAGCGTGCTAGAGGGTCAAAACCGCTTTCGGCTAATGCTGCGAGTTGATATTTACCATCGCGGTCAGTAAACATAGTAAAACAGAAAAATGCTAGCCAATCATTAATTGGTTTATTAAATGCTCCTAAAATTCTAGGTGTATCAGGGTTGCCACTACGACGGGTTAGCAAATCTTCGGCTTCTTCTCGTCCATCCCTACCAAAGTATTGATGTAGCAGATAAACCATTGCCCAAAGATGACGGCCTTCTTCAACATTAACTTGAAAAAGATTTCTTAAGTCATAAAGACTTGGCGCGGTTTTGCCCAGCAATCTTTGTTGCTCAACTGATGCAGGTTCAGTATCAGCTTGAGTAACAATAATACGGCGCAGTTCTTTACGAAATTCTCCAGGAACTTCATTCCAAATTGGTGAGCCAATATGGTCGCCAAAATGAATTGTTCTATCTGTTGGAGGGGTTAAAAATATTCCCCAGCGATAGTCAGGCATTTTTACATAATCAAAATGCGCCCATCCGCCGGCTTCAACACTAACTGCGGTACGTAGATAAATATCATCTTTTTGAAAGCCTTCTGGCCCCATTTCCATCCACCAATCAATGAAATTAGGTTGCCACTGCTCC
Proteins encoded:
- a CDS encoding redoxin domain-containing protein — its product is MNKTQEIFLACILLIASYFAGSSIASLLIVLPVAKIAPQEINFTLKDEVGLSRSLKDIQSNKPTFVYIFAGDCNHCIGLLRTINASILPRVKENQFRVVGVDALGPHGTQEQLVEIRDTFNLPSPILADKDDKVCKSLGISEFTVLLVNPDGMLTYRKTIRETSWPQDALSSETLAEAKVSSKSLENASESSSEKLNEFSATILKANENLFRPIQFSLLLLVFIFMSVVIYRSQDSCLAPLSAVGLLLMAVISKAWLFLPVNLFIVILAAFLLINKKWAIWASLLLGLSIYGVLLLPLFQAKLPSVLYQEAAYGFLPQTILSLLMFYLSFVLAAQKHQKLVFDGRPIYQSSENYSGNIAIKKTSTAERCDVCHQTDLFDKQTGFCTRCQQHTI
- the boxB gene encoding benzoyl-CoA 2,3-epoxidase subunit BoxB, whose translation is MFESIPNNVNLSDNKRLQRALEQWQPNFIDWWMEMGPEGFQKDDIYLRTAVSVEAGGWAHFDYVKMPDYRWGIFLTPPTDRTIHFGDHIGSPIWNEVPGEFRKELRRIIVTQADTEPASVEQQRLLGKTAPSLYDLRNLFQVNVEEGRHLWAMVYLLHQYFGRDGREEAEDLLTRRSGNPDTPRILGAFNKPINDWLAFFCFTMFTDRDGKYQLAALAESGFDPLARSTQFMLTEEAHHLFVGEMGVGRVVKRTAELMKEAKNEDVKTLGGIPLEIIQKYINEWYTASLDLFGGEDSSNAATFFGAGLKGRFRESDPKRYKDHVALEEAYNFEILTNESKLSSVDIPLRRAMNLVLRDAYKEDCERALERWNDTLTKAGLSNRLYLPSQRFARNIGVYSGHYFDPQGNMISKQEYDQKRSSWLPTDEDYQYVQSLMKPVYERGKMANWIAQPAKGINNQPLDFEYVRFA
- a CDS encoding FHA domain-containing protein, with translation MYNNSYISLCQQCGNQLTPDSYCKFCNKSFAPLTPSYDNAINNIDWTLVGISGAEVGTYRLLNPQIKLGREVDNDICIYDSNCSRHHALIRKDPAGIYIQDLNSSNGTYVNDMRISGTTYLKTGDLIRIGNTRFILESSFDAAQSTLKLTDFPTVNSAALAGNLAPQINCSQPTDPSQNSFSPPVINPLPANLPASNVLTPSAVSPFAVNQMPMYRPVNQAISQVAYPQTPSPAYAPVAPMATVQLPALNNPQKTVAFSWRAVSGFALMMMGLPFAIDMDMMNGGFALIFISFFVMLMGIITSVIYFVRAKTLDKLLSGQELLAYWTYNPQEWQRYTEKEFEISKFEKVPLLILVSVICLIIGGIFAIADPEAGLVVFIVMLGLITLLSGIVFVVPRLRHQHNQNSLGYAYIGTKGLYLNGYFHNWNMLGASLDSAAILMDEIPMLEINYSFPTRTGRQEETVRVPIPQGQLAMAERIVYQIKSF
- a CDS encoding glycosyltransferase family 2 protein produces the protein MQPKISVIIPVFNGEKYIKETINSVLEQTFQDFEIIVIDDGSIDKTEEIVKSFPSSKIHYEKQTNKGVAAARNRGIELAKNNWIAFLDADDLWVNNKLELQIEAFLNNQTLDIILGQVEHFYSPELSPKQQAKLHCPKEIQAGFLPGTMLVKKEVFNRIGVFETKWKIGEFIDWYDRTRQHCISQVLPNVLLKRRVHNASLTVTNKAAQKDYLQIIKNSLDRRKNLS
- a CDS encoding PqqD family protein, which codes for MQEKFFQINSPQVIREFFDDEAVIVNLELGIYYSLDSIGAIVWGLIEQGASNTQIVEKLSQMFKLSTNIEKDIEEFIDLLLKEELIAATDNASLTSFDSINIDNKLTYSKPTLNKYTDMQELLLLDPIHEVDEEGWPNIKNKQAAK
- a CDS encoding nucleotidyltransferase family protein — encoded protein: MSLMSSENLSNAGCWPSQTQELLLKAILTCNVEESINFWQEWQKLVNVQQLDYGSQRLLPMLYNKLKTTDITHPDLKIYKGVYRQAWYKSQMMLHKALPVLQTFQENNIKAIILKGLALAVLYYKDYGLRPMSDFDILVPIEQKNSAIKMMLSLGWEEGFSWSHSQCFTKQEQKCDLHWHLMSDICSLKPNETNEVNKEFWKAIVPLQIKEISAYSLCPTDMIFHICVHGAWWNPVAPLRWIVDVMMILREPVVIDWSRLVNQTYKLQLGLIIRNAFNYLKNYFAAPIPDEVLKKLDDYKPSYSEQLDYLTKTSPTNERNPLAAFWVCYREYRQYTIGNNVKPNFLGFVKFLRDRWGIEKLSEIPLHSIKEIWQRL
- a CDS encoding serine kinase; the protein is MLSDELNIDKERLKANLEDFFVELYQLYLTAKASSSNAFKQSYLIADAKVNLCFANVALKPLITLAIEHLATNYNLEADLTVFIADSLSTNITIPKPDWLIYHYKTLGDIGGLLSKNIYLNFDLGHNALTLINFEQKQAIYWIESPDRVPDYELGIPLYWLWHYFFSPRQTFMLHAGAVGFKDGGVLIIGYGGAGKSNSCLSCLNSKLFYLSDDYCLVKSEPTPTAYSIYATGKTHAHDLDKLPFLKPIVSNHENLGKEKAVYFLYKHYKEKIILSFPIKAILIPQVTGLTDTNLEKASAIEGIKLMVPQQISRQPSAGREIFQNLAKIFRQVPCYQLNVGTDRQQIPEKIINLLKELK
- a CDS encoding glycosyltransferase codes for the protein MDSPLVSIIVAAKNAERFLSQALDSIFAQSYQNFEVLLINGGSTDKTLEIGKLYKNIQIIEQQNKGIANAYNLGISNAKGELVAFLSSDDIWKPNKLAVQVSFLINHPEIALTTAHAEFFLEAESQIPAGFRKDLLIGSHPAHIMETLVTRKEVFKQVGLFNEGFFISEDIDWFARAKDLQIPFALMPETLLSKRVHDKNTSLKDKTNKDLLLALRKSIERKKNS